Proteins from one Clostridia bacterium genomic window:
- the ortA gene encoding 2-amino-4-oxopentanoate thiolase subunit OrtA, translating to MNSAKKGDWVQIHQIVLKPEERAPQVPDDTKKVPLELWVKGIALQDAKIGAIVEIETTTGRKVKGELTAVNPRYEHDFGQFIPELLKVDMQLKEILFGGDSNE from the coding sequence ATGAACTCAGCGAAAAAAGGTGACTGGGTACAAATACACCAGATTGTCCTTAAACCTGAGGAGAGAGCACCACAGGTTCCAGACGACACCAAGAAGGTACCTCTGGAGCTTTGGGTAAAGGGCATAGCTCTTCAAGATGCTAAAATTGGTGCGATAGTTGAAATCGAAACCACCACAGGGCGAAAGGTTAAAGGCGAGCTGACAGCAGTAAATCCCAGATACGAGCATGACTTTGGTCAATTTATACCTGAGCTTTTAAAGGTAGATATGCAGCTTAAGGAAATACTCTTTGGAGGTGATTCAAATGAGTAA
- the ord gene encoding 2,4-diaminopentanoate dehydrogenase: MENVKVAIWGFGAMGSGMARMLLTKQGVDIVGVCDMHPERVGKSIYSILDVAKGSRDEVIIKANIDDVISEGSCDVCLCATDSYTERAFPRLKHVLEKKINVISTAEEMSYPQAQNPVLAAELNKIAEANGVTVLGTGINPGLIMDLLVVCLTGCMTDVTHIEAKRVNSLSPFGPAVMEEQGVGITVKEFEEGVKSGTLAGHVGFAESINMIGDAIGWEVEKFEQQMKPIVTKVDRKSPYGFAAAGNVAGVNMTGQGYVDGEVKIDMIHPQQIEPEMEGTQTGDYITIKGTPEVNMAIKPEVQGGLGTIAMCVNMIPQVINSEPGLKSMIDLPIPRAIMGDMRKFIKRNKGVL; encoded by the coding sequence GTGGAAAACGTAAAGGTAGCAATTTGGGGATTTGGAGCAATGGGAAGCGGTATGGCAAGGATGCTTCTCACAAAGCAGGGAGTAGATATAGTCGGTGTATGCGACATGCATCCTGAAAGAGTTGGCAAAAGCATTTATAGTATTTTAGATGTAGCAAAAGGCAGCAGAGATGAAGTAATTATTAAAGCAAATATTGATGATGTAATATCCGAAGGAAGCTGTGATGTTTGTCTGTGTGCAACGGACTCTTATACCGAAAGAGCATTTCCTAGGCTGAAGCATGTACTTGAAAAGAAAATCAATGTAATATCAACAGCAGAAGAAATGTCATATCCTCAGGCTCAAAATCCTGTACTTGCTGCAGAATTGAATAAGATAGCAGAAGCAAATGGTGTGACTGTACTTGGAACAGGTATCAACCCTGGACTAATAATGGATCTTTTGGTTGTGTGCTTAACAGGCTGCATGACAGATGTGACCCATATAGAAGCAAAAAGAGTGAACAGCTTATCGCCCTTCGGACCTGCAGTTATGGAAGAGCAAGGAGTAGGCATCACTGTCAAAGAGTTTGAAGAAGGCGTTAAGAGTGGAACACTAGCAGGCCATGTTGGTTTTGCAGAGTCAATAAACATGATTGGTGATGCAATTGGTTGGGAAGTAGAGAAATTCGAACAGCAGATGAAACCAATTGTGACTAAAGTAGATAGAAAATCCCCTTATGGCTTTGCGGCAGCAGGAAATGTTGCGGGAGTTAACATGACTGGTCAGGGCTATGTTGACGGAGAAGTAAAAATCGATATGATCCATCCACAGCAGATTGAGCCGGAAATGGAAGGGACACAGACTGGAGACTATATTACAATAAAAGGTACTCCTGAGGTCAATATGGCAATAAAGCCTGAAGTTCAAGGCGGATTAGGCACTATAGCAATGTGTGTAAACATGATTCCCCAGGTAATTAACTCGGAACCTGGATTAAAGAGTATGATAGATCTTCCTATACCAAGAGCAATAATGGGAGATATGAGAAAGTTTATAAAGAGAAATAAAGGAGTGTTGTAA
- a CDS encoding sigma 54-interacting transcriptional regulator, whose product MTMNFIYKSIIDTIIKNIDIGINVVDDTGKTIIYNQSLADLEGLDVNEVMGKSILDIFPSLTPETSTLLTVLKTGKPIYNTYQTYLNNKGKQINTINSTIPIMIAPGKHGALEIAKNITKEKELSDKLVYLQQELASIDIDDKGLKGYTFRSLIGAEEKFLNAIEIARKAAMSSSTVLIFGETGTGKELFAQSIHNESSRKHKPLIAQNCAALPESLLEGILFGTVKGSFTGAINRPGLFEQANGGTLLLDEINSMGQQLQAKLLRVLQEGYVRRVGGLEEVPIDVRIIATTNEGHTDILQKGIIRKDLYYRLNVISVNIPSLRGRRSDIPILMDHFIKKYNNILHKDVWYCSNEVKEAFLNYDWPGNVRELENVIESAINMINKGHIIKPEHISLDMYDILFKSNKNKYSLHINEKQSLDKVLEEVERSLILEALKESGNNVSRSSEKLGIKRQTLQHKLKKYGIKI is encoded by the coding sequence ATGACGATGAATTTTATTTATAAATCAATAATCGATACAATAATAAAAAATATAGATATTGGAATAAATGTGGTTGATGATACGGGCAAGACAATCATTTACAATCAATCTCTGGCTGACCTTGAAGGGCTGGATGTCAATGAAGTAATGGGCAAAAGCATTCTCGACATTTTTCCCAGTCTGACGCCGGAAACCAGTACACTGTTGACGGTGCTTAAGACCGGCAAACCCATATATAACACGTATCAAACATATTTAAACAATAAAGGCAAGCAGATAAATACCATAAACAGCACAATACCTATTATGATTGCTCCAGGCAAGCATGGGGCACTGGAGATTGCAAAAAATATTACAAAGGAAAAGGAACTGTCGGATAAGCTTGTTTATCTGCAGCAGGAGCTTGCCAGCATAGATATAGACGATAAGGGACTCAAGGGCTATACCTTCAGGAGCCTCATAGGTGCAGAAGAGAAGTTCCTTAATGCCATAGAAATAGCCAGGAAAGCCGCAATGTCATCCTCTACAGTGTTGATATTTGGTGAGACCGGCACTGGTAAGGAGCTCTTTGCACAGAGCATCCATAATGAGAGCAGCAGAAAACACAAGCCATTGATAGCTCAAAATTGCGCAGCACTGCCTGAGTCCCTTCTAGAAGGAATACTTTTTGGAACCGTAAAGGGAAGCTTCACAGGTGCTATTAACAGACCCGGCCTTTTTGAACAGGCAAATGGAGGAACACTGCTGCTGGATGAAATAAACTCCATGGGGCAACAGCTTCAAGCTAAGCTATTAAGAGTACTGCAGGAGGGATATGTAAGAAGAGTAGGGGGCCTTGAGGAAGTACCGATTGATGTAAGGATAATAGCGACAACCAATGAAGGCCATACTGATATACTGCAGAAAGGAATTATCAGGAAGGATTTGTATTACCGGCTGAATGTTATATCAGTCAATATACCCTCCTTAAGGGGAAGAAGAAGCGATATTCCTATTCTTATGGATCACTTTATAAAAAAGTACAATAACATACTGCATAAGGATGTTTGGTATTGCTCCAATGAGGTAAAAGAAGCCTTTCTGAATTATGATTGGCCCGGCAATGTAAGGGAGCTTGAAAATGTAATAGAAAGTGCTATAAACATGATTAACAAAGGACACATCATAAAGCCGGAGCATATATCTCTGGACATGTATGATATACTTTTCAAATCCAATAAGAACAAGTACAGTTTGCACATAAACGAGAAGCAGTCTCTTGACAAGGTGCTTGAGGAAGTTGAACGGTCGCTGATATTGGAAGCCTTGAAGGAAAGCGGAAACAATGTATCCAGAAGCTCGGAGAAGCTGGGGATAAAGCGTCAGACTCTGCAGCACAAGCTGAAGAAATACGGAATAAAGATATAG
- the ord gene encoding 2,4-diaminopentanoate dehydrogenase encodes MRKENIKVIIWGLGAMGGGIADMLLKKKGVEIVGAVGRGEKIGKSMYDYIKTERGSRPDVIIGTMEDVIKEKAADVVLTCTDSFTAKAFDRIKYCLEKKINVISSAEQMAYPKAQEPELAKELDKIAKANGVTVLGTGINPGLMMDLLVVIFTGACEEVEHITARRVNSLSPFGPAVMEEQGIGITVDEFNNGVKTGKLAGHVGFAESIGMVSDAIGWKLSDFKQSMEPIVTEVDRKSPYGFAKAGDVAGCAMKGFGYVDGELKIEMDHPQQIEPHLGGTETGDYIIIKGTPNVNMANKPEIPGGIGTIAMCANMIPHVINARPGLKTMLDLPVPRAIMGDMREMIEE; translated from the coding sequence ATGAGAAAAGAGAACATAAAGGTTATTATCTGGGGATTAGGCGCAATGGGCGGCGGAATTGCGGATATGCTGCTTAAGAAAAAAGGTGTTGAAATCGTTGGTGCCGTGGGCAGAGGAGAAAAAATCGGCAAGAGCATGTATGACTACATCAAGACTGAAAGAGGCAGCAGACCGGACGTAATAATCGGCACTATGGAAGATGTAATAAAAGAGAAGGCAGCAGATGTTGTACTGACTTGCACAGATTCTTTTACCGCAAAAGCGTTTGATAGAATAAAGTATTGTTTGGAAAAGAAGATAAACGTAATATCCAGTGCAGAACAAATGGCTTATCCTAAGGCTCAGGAACCTGAACTTGCAAAGGAACTGGATAAGATTGCAAAAGCTAATGGTGTAACTGTTCTCGGTACAGGAATCAATCCTGGACTCATGATGGATCTCCTTGTTGTAATTTTCACTGGCGCATGTGAAGAGGTGGAACACATTACAGCAAGACGTGTAAACAGCTTGTCGCCATTCGGACCTGCAGTTATGGAAGAACAGGGAATAGGCATAACAGTGGATGAATTTAATAATGGTGTTAAAACAGGAAAGCTTGCTGGTCATGTAGGCTTTGCAGAATCAATAGGAATGGTATCGGATGCTATAGGCTGGAAGCTTAGCGACTTCAAACAGAGCATGGAGCCAATAGTAACTGAAGTTGACAGAAAGTCTCCATACGGCTTTGCTAAAGCTGGAGATGTTGCAGGCTGTGCAATGAAGGGCTTTGGTTATGTTGATGGTGAGCTGAAGATTGAAATGGATCATCCACAGCAGATAGAGCCTCATCTCGGAGGTACTGAAACTGGAGACTATATAATAATAAAAGGTACACCAAATGTAAATATGGCCAATAAACCAGAAATACCTGGTGGAATCGGTACAATTGCTATGTGTGCTAATATGATTCCTCATGTAATAAATGCAAGGCCGGGTCTGAAGACTATGTTAGACCTTCCAGTGCCAAGAGCAATAATGGGTGACATGAGAGAAATGATAGAAGAATAA
- a CDS encoding histidinol-phosphatase HisJ family protein, whose protein sequence is MYDFHIHSHFSNDSNASMLSMAQAAKNSGLKGICFTDHVDLDYPSTQISFDFSYTDYINELNSIRALFPEDFEIYSGIELGMQPHIIAQDEALLRDKNFDFIIGSIHCVNKKDLYDGSFLDGITHDEGILNYFRDMLQCIDNFKDFDVLGHLDGIRRYLYKNEKGFSYDVYKGLIHNVLSKLVNSNRGIEVNTSGLRYGLSSFHPLPDILKLYRFLGGEIITLGSDSHIPTTLGYEFNSALTLLSNMGFKYYTIFKDRKPVFIKI, encoded by the coding sequence ATGTACGATTTTCATATTCATTCACACTTTTCGAACGATTCAAACGCATCCATGCTTTCAATGGCTCAGGCCGCAAAGAACTCAGGCTTAAAGGGCATATGCTTTACCGATCATGTTGACTTGGATTATCCTAGCACACAGATCAGTTTTGATTTCTCATACACTGATTATATAAATGAACTGAACAGTATCAGAGCTTTATTTCCTGAGGATTTTGAAATATATTCAGGAATAGAACTGGGAATGCAGCCTCATATCATCGCTCAAGATGAAGCTCTTCTTAGAGACAAGAATTTTGACTTTATAATAGGCTCGATACATTGTGTTAATAAAAAGGATTTATATGATGGGTCATTTCTTGATGGGATAACACATGATGAAGGCATTCTTAATTATTTCAGGGACATGCTTCAGTGTATTGACAATTTCAAAGACTTTGATGTGCTTGGACACTTGGATGGTATCAGACGATACCTTTATAAGAATGAAAAGGGGTTTTCCTATGATGTTTATAAGGGACTCATACATAATGTGCTGTCCAAGCTTGTTAATTCAAATAGAGGCATAGAGGTTAACACCTCCGGACTTCGATACGGTCTATCTTCCTTCCATCCACTGCCGGATATACTCAAGCTTTATCGTTTTCTCGGAGGAGAAATAATTACTTTAGGCTCCGACTCACACATCCCTACCACTTTAGGTTATGAATTCAATAGCGCCCTGACACTGCTTTCAAATATGGGCTTCAAGTATTATACAATTTTCAAAGACAGAAAACCTGTGTTTATAAAGATATAG